From a region of the Paraburkholderia hospita genome:
- a CDS encoding amino acid ABC transporter permease: MPAWLHLMGESLWPLLYAGLVFTVPLTLVSFAIGIALAFIVALVRLFGPGWSVAIVRFYVWLFRGSPLLVQLFVIFYGLPNVGIVLDPLTAAIIGFSLNVGAYNSEVIRGVIESIPKGQWEAAYSMGMTRGQALRRAILPQAARVALPPLSNSFIALVKDTSLAAVLTVPEIFQAAQRIASVTYEPLILYTEAALIYLVFSSVLSSAQVRLERRFGRHALFTSGN, from the coding sequence ATGCCTGCATGGTTGCACCTGATGGGTGAATCGCTGTGGCCGCTGCTGTATGCCGGCCTCGTGTTCACCGTGCCGTTGACGCTCGTGTCGTTTGCGATCGGGATCGCGCTCGCGTTCATCGTGGCGCTGGTCCGGCTGTTCGGGCCGGGCTGGTCGGTAGCGATCGTGCGCTTCTATGTGTGGCTGTTTCGTGGCTCGCCGCTGCTGGTCCAGCTGTTCGTCATCTTCTATGGCTTGCCGAATGTCGGGATCGTGCTCGATCCGCTGACGGCAGCCATCATCGGCTTCTCGCTGAACGTCGGCGCGTATAACTCGGAAGTGATACGCGGCGTGATCGAGTCGATCCCGAAAGGGCAGTGGGAAGCCGCGTACTCGATGGGCATGACGCGCGGCCAGGCGCTGCGCCGCGCGATCCTGCCGCAGGCGGCGCGCGTGGCGCTGCCGCCGCTGTCGAACTCGTTTATCGCGCTCGTGAAGGACACGTCGCTGGCCGCCGTGCTGACCGTGCCGGAAATTTTCCAGGCCGCGCAGCGTATTGCGTCGGTGACTTACGAGCCGCTGATCCTCTATACGGAAGCCGCGCTGATCTATCTGGTGTTCAGCTCGGTGCTGTCGTCCGCGCAGGTGCGCCTCGAACGCCGCTTCGGCCGTCACGCGCTTTTCACGTCGGGTAACTGA
- a CDS encoding amino acid ABC transporter ATP-binding protein, whose product MIRLEKIEKYFGDHRVLNSVDLALAQGNVTALIGPSGSGKSTLLRCVNLLEIPEAGSLELGDQRIQFSRTEKPSKEAVLAMRRRTGMVFQNFQLFPHRTVIENVMEGLLTVQKWDRERARVRSLELLEKVGIAHKADAWPVTLSGGQQQRVAIARALAPSPEVLLCDEPTSALDPGLAAEVVEVLRQLAKEGMTMLMATHDLRLAASIARNVVFLSNGAIVEQGRSRDIFTRPAQPETANFVSTLTQSLPDSWED is encoded by the coding sequence ATGATCCGCCTCGAAAAAATCGAAAAGTATTTCGGCGATCATCGCGTGCTGAACAGCGTCGATCTCGCGCTCGCGCAAGGTAACGTGACGGCGCTGATCGGGCCGTCGGGCAGCGGCAAAAGTACGCTGCTGCGCTGCGTGAACCTGCTCGAAATTCCCGAAGCCGGCTCGCTCGAACTCGGCGACCAGCGCATTCAGTTCAGCCGCACGGAGAAGCCGTCGAAGGAAGCGGTGCTCGCGATGCGCCGCCGTACGGGTATGGTGTTCCAGAACTTCCAGCTGTTCCCGCATCGCACGGTGATCGAGAACGTGATGGAAGGGCTCCTCACCGTGCAGAAGTGGGACCGCGAACGCGCGCGGGTGCGCTCGCTCGAATTGCTGGAGAAGGTCGGCATCGCGCACAAGGCCGATGCATGGCCTGTCACGCTGTCGGGCGGTCAGCAGCAGCGCGTCGCGATTGCGCGGGCGCTTGCGCCTTCGCCGGAAGTGCTGCTGTGCGACGAGCCGACCTCCGCGCTCGATCCGGGCCTCGCCGCCGAAGTGGTCGAAGTGCTGCGCCAGCTCGCGAAGGAAGGCATGACGATGCTGATGGCGACGCACGACCTGCGGCTCGCGGCATCGATTGCGCGCAATGTCGTGTTTCTGAGCAACGGCGCGATCGTCGAGCAGGGCCGTTCGCGCGACATCTTCACGCGCCCGGCGCAGCCGGAAACCGCGAACTTCGTGTCGACGCTCACGCAAAGCCTGCCGGATAGCTGGGAAGACTGA
- a CDS encoding YadA family autotransporter adhesin: MAVAISVGTMAGTPQAVRAASVTDYIAVSNNVMTGAPTTAANTLNTMAIGPSANAWGDNALAVGAGAGAARTGSTAIGSLSAALAVNSAVIGYGASTGFNADRAVSIGYMAAADGSDSLGLGSFSIATGQRSLAFGFNAFTGSNAADSLALGSNSLVLVDGAVALGANAKADRANTVSVGNATLQRQIVNVAAGTANTDAVNVSQLRDAVSSGLADAVTYDSSAHDSVTLGGVTASAPVRVANVANGAVDAASHDAINGSQLYGLSASVASALGGGASVSPDGTVVAPTYRVGGSVFRNVGDALGNLDTRVTTNASAINDLNIALGNVINNGVEPHYFHASSTLADSLATGVESVAIGGGAQAAFSNSVALGSNAVADRANSVSVGSAGNERQITHVAAGTADTDAVNVAQLKQAGLVDGNGHMASAVVYDNPDGQVDYASVTLGQGVAGGTVIHNLADGVLAGDAINLSQLNDAMNRVINVQTASTPFVSANGDATTEAASATGTHATAVGAAAVANGDQATAIGGGAQSNAAAATAVGAQAVVNGANASAFGAGSQATASGSVALGAGSVADRANTVSVGQAGSERQIVNVAPGTHGTDAVNLNQLNAAVDQTYQSINDLDRSTRKGIASASALQIVTPYLPGRTTLNAGVAGYRGQAAFGLGVSRWNEKGTINLNAGVASSGSNSTIVRAGIGIVLGN, translated from the coding sequence ATGGCCGTCGCGATCAGTGTGGGCACGATGGCAGGGACGCCGCAGGCGGTGCGCGCTGCTTCCGTCACCGACTACATCGCGGTGAGCAACAACGTAATGACGGGCGCGCCCACCACGGCAGCGAACACCCTGAACACAATGGCCATCGGGCCGTCCGCGAATGCGTGGGGCGACAATGCGCTGGCCGTCGGAGCAGGGGCGGGCGCGGCGCGCACCGGATCGACTGCGATCGGCTCGCTGTCGGCTGCATTGGCTGTGAACTCGGCGGTGATCGGATATGGCGCGTCGACAGGCTTCAATGCGGACCGGGCGGTGTCGATCGGCTATATGGCGGCGGCGGACGGCAGTGATTCACTCGGGCTCGGTTCGTTTTCGATCGCGACGGGGCAGCGCTCGCTCGCCTTTGGCTTCAACGCCTTTACCGGTTCGAACGCGGCAGACAGTCTGGCGCTGGGATCGAACAGCCTTGTCCTCGTAGACGGCGCTGTCGCGTTGGGCGCGAACGCGAAGGCCGATCGGGCGAACACGGTGTCGGTGGGCAATGCGACGCTGCAACGCCAGATCGTCAACGTCGCAGCAGGCACGGCCAACACGGACGCGGTCAACGTCAGTCAGTTGCGGGACGCTGTGTCGTCAGGTTTGGCGGATGCCGTGACGTATGACTCGTCCGCGCATGACTCCGTCACGCTGGGCGGCGTGACAGCAAGTGCGCCCGTGCGGGTCGCCAACGTGGCCAACGGCGCAGTCGATGCTGCCAGCCACGACGCGATCAACGGTAGTCAACTGTATGGGCTGAGCGCAAGTGTCGCGTCGGCGTTAGGCGGCGGCGCGTCGGTGTCGCCCGATGGAACGGTCGTGGCGCCGACCTATCGCGTCGGCGGCAGCGTGTTTCGCAATGTTGGCGACGCACTCGGCAATCTCGATACCCGGGTCACGACCAACGCCAGCGCGATCAACGACCTCAACATCGCACTCGGCAACGTGATCAACAATGGCGTCGAACCGCACTACTTCCACGCCAGTTCGACACTTGCCGACTCGCTGGCAACAGGCGTGGAGTCGGTCGCGATCGGCGGCGGCGCGCAGGCGGCGTTTTCGAATTCGGTCGCGCTCGGTTCGAACGCGGTGGCTGATCGCGCCAATTCGGTGTCGGTGGGATCGGCGGGTAACGAGCGGCAGATCACGCATGTCGCCGCGGGTACGGCCGACACCGACGCAGTCAACGTCGCCCAGTTGAAGCAGGCGGGGCTGGTTGACGGCAATGGCCATATGGCGAGCGCGGTGGTCTATGACAACCCGGACGGCCAGGTCGATTACGCGAGCGTGACCCTCGGGCAAGGCGTGGCGGGCGGCACCGTCATTCACAATCTGGCCGATGGCGTGCTTGCTGGCGACGCCATCAACCTCAGTCAGTTGAACGACGCAATGAACCGGGTCATCAACGTGCAAACGGCGTCCACGCCATTCGTGAGCGCGAATGGAGACGCCACGACGGAAGCTGCGTCCGCGACAGGTACCCATGCTACGGCGGTAGGCGCAGCCGCGGTCGCGAATGGCGATCAGGCGACTGCGATCGGCGGCGGCGCGCAGTCCAATGCTGCCGCCGCGACGGCCGTAGGCGCACAGGCCGTCGTCAATGGCGCAAACGCTTCGGCGTTCGGCGCGGGTAGCCAGGCCACTGCCAGCGGTTCGGTTGCGCTCGGCGCGGGCTCGGTTGCGGATCGGGCGAATACCGTGTCGGTCGGTCAGGCGGGCAGCGAGCGGCAGATCGTCAATGTCGCGCCCGGCACGCATGGCACGGATGCCGTCAACCTGAACCAGTTGAATGCAGCTGTCGATCAGACTTACCAGTCGATCAACGATCTCGACCGAAGCACGCGAAAGGGCATTGCATCCGCTTCTGCCTTGCAGATCGTTACGCCCTATCTGCCCGGGCGCACGACGCTCAATGCCGGTGTCGCCGGCTATCGCGGCCAGGCGGCATTCGGGCTAGGCGTGTCGCGCTGGAACGAGAAGGGGACGATCAATCTCAATGCGGGCGTAGCGTCGTCGGGCAGCAA